The following proteins come from a genomic window of Chlamydiales bacterium:
- the mraY gene encoding phospho-N-acetylmuramoyl-pentapeptide-transferase, translating to MQKPLVIISISPFNASMLLLLLSFLKNSLHLKIPAVFEYCSTRMALAAIVSLLFTIFFGKYFIKKLYEWKIGDRVRSEECPLLGELHRNKNNTPTMGGILILSSMLTSLFLWMDLKNPFTLILFTTTIVIGTLGGVDDYLKLRYKNKQGVPGRRKLAVQVAFSCCIALYLLWTPLTQALHIYDWFPPPYAKEEAQTELLTLTTQKYAARLYLPFFKIPIFELSGLGLFFMGIFFIFVITGTSNAVNLTDGLDGLATGILMLVASAFALIAFVSNHLDLSRYLHILYIDGSGEIAIYLSALAGAALGFLWYNGYPAQVFMGDTGSLTLGAVIGVSAVLLKRELLLMIIGGIFVIEAISVILQVGSYKLRQKKRLFLCAPLHHHFEYKGWAETKVVLRFWIIGLLLAMVGIATLKFQ from the coding sequence TTGCAAAAGCCTCTGGTAATTATTTCTATCTCTCCTTTTAATGCATCTATGCTTCTATTGCTTTTGTCATTCTTAAAAAATTCTCTCCATCTAAAAATCCCCGCTGTTTTTGAATATTGTTCCACACGGATGGCTCTAGCTGCTATTGTTTCTCTCTTATTTACGATCTTTTTTGGAAAATATTTTATTAAAAAACTCTACGAATGGAAAATTGGAGATCGTGTAAGAAGTGAAGAGTGTCCTTTACTAGGAGAGTTACACCGCAATAAAAATAATACCCCGACTATGGGGGGAATTTTAATTTTATCCTCAATGTTAACCTCCCTTTTCCTTTGGATGGATCTCAAAAATCCCTTCACCCTTATCTTATTTACCACCACAATTGTGATTGGGACACTTGGTGGAGTGGATGATTATTTAAAGCTCCGGTATAAAAATAAACAGGGTGTGCCTGGCAGGAGAAAGTTAGCCGTACAAGTCGCTTTTTCCTGCTGCATCGCTCTCTATTTACTATGGACTCCACTGACTCAAGCTCTTCATATCTATGATTGGTTTCCTCCTCCCTATGCTAAAGAAGAGGCTCAGACTGAATTGCTTACTTTAACGACCCAGAAGTATGCGGCTCGTCTATACCTTCCTTTTTTTAAAATCCCGATCTTTGAGCTATCTGGCTTAGGGTTATTCTTCATGGGGATTTTTTTCATATTTGTGATTACAGGAACTTCAAATGCTGTCAATCTTACCGACGGTCTTGATGGCTTAGCCACTGGGATTCTCATGCTTGTAGCTAGTGCATTTGCTCTTATTGCTTTTGTATCTAATCACCTTGATCTTTCGCGTTACTTACATATTCTCTATATTGATGGAAGTGGAGAAATTGCGATCTATCTTTCCGCTCTTGCAGGAGCCGCACTAGGTTTCCTTTGGTATAATGGATACCCAGCTCAGGTCTTTATGGGAGATACTGGATCGCTTACTCTTGGAGCAGTCATTGGAGTATCAGCTGTTTTGCTCAAAAGAGAGCTTCTTTTAATGATTATTGGAGGGATTTTTGTGATTGAAGCGATTTCAGTGATTCTTCAAGTAGGCAGCTATAAATTACGTCAAAAAAAACGTCTTTTTTTATGTGCTCCTCTTCATCATCACTTTGAATACAAAGGATGGGCAGAAACAAAAGTCGTCTTGCGTTTCTGGATTATTGGTCTACTACTTGCTATGGTTGGGATTGCAACATTGAAATTTCAATAA
- a CDS encoding STAS domain-containing protein: MEMHVEEKGDVIVVRVNGRLDAASSPQLEKKLNSIIDSGHFKIILNFSGVEYLSSAGMRLMLSISKKLKHLEGKFMACSINQEVMEVIKMAGFHQILSLYPNEEESFSHL; encoded by the coding sequence ATGGAAATGCATGTTGAAGAAAAAGGTGATGTGATTGTTGTGCGTGTAAATGGTCGATTGGATGCGGCCTCTTCACCGCAACTAGAAAAAAAATTGAATTCAATTATTGACTCAGGACATTTTAAAATTATTCTGAATTTTTCTGGTGTTGAATATTTGAGTAGTGCTGGGATGCGTTTAATGCTTTCTATTTCTAAGAAACTCAAGCATTTAGAGGGAAAGTTTATGGCTTGTTCTATCAACCAGGAAGTTATGGAAGTGATCAAAATGGCAGGTTTTCATCAAATTCTCAGTCTTTATCCTAATGAAGAAGAGAGCTTTAGCCATTTATGA
- a CDS encoding Mur ligase family protein → MHILIIGLGISGQAVKNFCEERGDTISIYDDALPPQPLAFEKIDLAIKSPGIPSTHPLVKSLQKYPIPVIGEIDLALQEIQDQTIYAITGSNGKTTTTLLATHLLNLSGKKAMAVGNIGIPLISQVKSDVEIFVLELSSFQLESILIGHHFNRAVLLNITPNHLDWHLTFEAYTKAKLRLQACLKKGAPFFTTHSIAKQFCPGATILPIETIASLSYRNRQFYPHDLENIAAAYALTSVDQNRLKQGLDTFTKPPHRIEFVREYRGIHFVNDSKATSIDAVIKAIHTIKTSIVLIAGGVDKGGCYANWLSVFHQKVRKVFAMGEAAKKMENALAFEIQLEKVGSLEEGIKQATLFAKKGETVLLSPGCSSYDQFKNYEERGDRFKEIVYALEEIV, encoded by the coding sequence ATGCATATCTTAATTATAGGTCTTGGGATCAGTGGTCAGGCTGTCAAGAATTTCTGTGAAGAAAGAGGGGATACGATTTCTATCTATGATGATGCACTCCCCCCTCAACCTCTTGCTTTTGAGAAAATTGATCTTGCAATAAAATCTCCGGGTATCCCTTCTACCCATCCTCTGGTTAAGTCTCTACAGAAATATCCTATTCCTGTGATAGGAGAAATTGATTTAGCCTTGCAAGAAATACAAGATCAAACAATCTATGCGATCACTGGATCAAATGGCAAGACAACCACAACCTTACTCGCTACCCATCTTTTGAATCTCTCTGGAAAAAAAGCTATGGCTGTAGGCAACATAGGGATTCCTCTGATTTCTCAAGTTAAATCAGATGTAGAGATTTTTGTCCTCGAGCTGAGCTCATTTCAACTTGAATCGATCTTAATTGGTCACCATTTTAATAGAGCTGTGTTACTCAATATCACTCCTAACCATCTTGACTGGCATTTGACCTTTGAAGCCTATACAAAAGCAAAATTGCGTTTGCAGGCTTGTCTTAAAAAAGGAGCACCTTTTTTTACAACCCATTCTATTGCTAAACAGTTTTGTCCAGGAGCGACGATTTTACCTATTGAAACAATTGCCTCTCTGAGTTATAGAAATAGACAGTTTTACCCACATGATTTAGAAAACATTGCAGCGGCTTATGCACTTACCTCTGTGGATCAAAATAGACTAAAGCAAGGATTAGACACATTTACAAAACCTCCTCATCGTATTGAATTTGTCCGTGAATATAGAGGAATCCATTTTGTTAATGATAGTAAAGCTACAAGTATTGATGCGGTTATAAAAGCTATACATACAATTAAAACTTCTATTGTCTTAATTGCTGGTGGGGTGGATAAAGGGGGATGCTATGCAAATTGGCTTTCAGTCTTTCATCAGAAAGTACGAAAAGTTTTTGCTATGGGAGAAGCGGCAAAAAAAATGGAAAATGCACTTGCTTTTGAAATCCAATTAGAAAAAGTGGGGAGCTTGGAAGAAGGAATCAAACAAGCGACGCTGTTTGCAAAAAAAGGGGAAACGGTTTTGCTTTCCCCAGGCTGTTCGAGTTATGATCAGTTTAAAAATTATGAAGAGCGTGGAGATAGATTTAAGGAAATTGTTTATGCACTTGAGGAGATCGTATGA
- the miaA gene encoding tRNA (adenosine(37)-N6)-dimethylallyltransferase MiaA, with product MYSSAPKCEENPALFSPSTPTLSLEKKSKDLTKCPSPKVILLAGPTGSGKTELSLILAEMLKGEIVSADSIQVYRGMDIGTAKVSEKDRLRIPHHLIDIRHIQESFNVVDFYFEAKQSINSILARNRIPIVVGGSGFYFRVLINGPPQGPPSFSDLRDALKKEMDTLGHEAMYQRLKKADPKYAASITANDRQKVIRALEILILTGDKVSKIQWTRQSAYRDYTYHSWFIYHPREILYPNLDIRCEQMIEAGLIEEVEELETQGLRMNVSASQAIGYRQCLTFLESSKSPQEYKNFLQKFKIASRHYAKRQFTWFRKEPIFQWLDINVHDLEIIAEIIADEFNSAI from the coding sequence GTGTATTCTTCTGCTCCAAAATGTGAAGAAAATCCCGCGCTCTTTTCTCCTTCAACTCCAACTCTTTCTCTTGAAAAGAAAAGTAAGGATCTAACCAAATGTCCATCTCCAAAAGTGATTTTGCTTGCTGGACCAACTGGATCTGGTAAAACTGAACTCTCTTTGATTTTAGCAGAGATGTTAAAGGGAGAAATCGTCTCTGCTGATTCGATACAAGTTTACAGAGGGATGGATATTGGAACAGCAAAAGTCTCCGAAAAAGATCGATTGCGTATTCCTCATCATCTCATTGATATTCGTCATATCCAAGAAAGTTTCAACGTAGTAGATTTCTATTTTGAAGCAAAGCAATCTATTAATTCTATTTTAGCTCGTAACCGTATTCCTATTGTTGTAGGGGGGTCGGGTTTTTATTTTCGTGTACTAATTAATGGTCCTCCACAAGGTCCCCCTTCTTTTTCTGATCTACGCGATGCTCTCAAAAAAGAGATGGACACTTTGGGACATGAAGCAATGTATCAAAGACTCAAAAAGGCTGATCCTAAATATGCAGCATCCATTACTGCAAATGATCGTCAAAAAGTCATTCGCGCTCTTGAAATTCTCATTTTGACTGGAGATAAAGTCAGTAAAATTCAATGGACCCGTCAATCTGCTTATCGAGATTATACCTATCACAGTTGGTTTATTTATCATCCTCGTGAGATACTCTATCCAAACCTCGATATTCGTTGTGAACAAATGATAGAAGCTGGACTCATTGAAGAGGTAGAAGAACTGGAAACACAAGGCTTAAGGATGAATGTATCAGCTTCTCAGGCCATTGGCTATCGGCAATGCCTTACATTTCTTGAGAGTTCAAAAAGTCCACAGGAATACAAAAATTTTTTGCAAAAATTTAAGATCGCATCACGCCACTATGCAAAAAGGCAATTTACATGGTTTCGAAAAGAACCGATTTTTCAATGGCTTGATATCAATGTTCATGATCTTGAAATTATAGCTGAAATCATTGCGGATGAATTTAATTCTGCAATTTAA
- a CDS encoding UDP-N-acetylglucosamine--N-acetylmuramyl-(pentapeptide) pyrophosphoryl-undecaprenol N-acetylglucosamine transferase: MKKKKIILTTGGTGGHVFPAQVVAEALSNHHILFVGGGLKENRFFDHSHFASQEISTATFRFSNPIKMASGGCSIIKGIWQSRKILLDFMPDLVVGFGSFHTLPLLLAATHLKIPLILYEQNAILGKVNRLFSRFAKITTLNFPIKIAGNSQLVHFPLRHRKKIEDPWRYFGLKKGRPTLLIFGGSQGAARLNEIFLDAIPFLSAFQFLHFTGSKWKADKELYKNTIHYLKPFEPNLMEAMSIADLAICRAGAATLSELIASETPAVLIPFPHATDNHQEINARYFPGGEVLLEKDLNGKKLSEVIHRFPIEAKRKEIQTFKKKQNSLHLADVIEGVLYG, translated from the coding sequence ATGAAGAAAAAGAAAATCATTCTAACCACTGGAGGAACAGGAGGGCATGTGTTTCCAGCGCAAGTAGTCGCGGAGGCTCTATCTAATCACCACATTTTATTTGTTGGAGGGGGATTAAAAGAGAATCGTTTTTTTGATCATTCTCATTTTGCATCTCAAGAAATCTCAACAGCGACTTTTCGATTTTCAAATCCAATAAAAATGGCATCTGGTGGATGCTCCATCATCAAGGGAATATGGCAAAGCCGAAAGATCTTGTTGGATTTTATGCCCGATCTTGTTGTTGGTTTTGGGAGTTTTCATACCCTACCGCTATTATTAGCAGCAACACATCTTAAAATTCCCCTTATTCTTTATGAACAAAATGCTATTTTAGGCAAGGTCAACCGTCTCTTCTCTCGCTTTGCTAAAATCACGACTCTGAATTTTCCTATCAAAATCGCAGGGAATTCTCAGCTTGTACATTTTCCTTTACGTCACCGTAAAAAAATTGAAGATCCCTGGAGGTATTTTGGATTGAAAAAGGGACGACCTACTCTACTTATATTTGGAGGCTCTCAAGGAGCTGCTCGTTTGAATGAGATTTTTTTAGATGCGATTCCCTTTCTCTCTGCTTTTCAATTCCTCCATTTTACAGGTTCTAAGTGGAAAGCTGATAAAGAACTATATAAAAATACTATTCACTACCTTAAACCTTTTGAACCCAATCTTATGGAAGCGATGTCTATTGCAGATTTAGCCATCTGCCGCGCAGGAGCCGCCACCCTTTCTGAGTTAATTGCAAGTGAAACACCCGCAGTGCTTATTCCTTTTCCTCATGCCACAGATAATCATCAAGAAATCAATGCACGTTACTTTCCTGGAGGAGAGGTTTTATTAGAAAAAGATCTGAATGGAAAAAAATTATCTGAGGTCATTCATCGTTTTCCTATTGAAGCAAAAAGAAAAGAGATTCAAACATTCAAAAAAAAACAAAATAGCTTGCATCTTGCTGATGTCATTGAAGGAGTTCTTTATGGATAA
- the murC gene encoding UDP-N-acetylmuramate--L-alanine ligase codes for MDKSKQYHFIGIGGIGMSALARILLEKKYLISGSDISFSQNISELIKQGAIFQQGHSAKYISPQHTVIFSSGIKEGNPELLAARALNCRIMHRSQLLAELMQGHRSFACAGTHGKTTTASLLNAVLTEGGLDPTFAIGGMVQGVNGRIGQGNFFVMEADESDGSFLNYRPEGGIITNIESEHIHYYKTIESLYRAFEDFINRFQNTEHLFYYGDDLELKKLMGNKGISYGFSPDCLLQIYNFKQEGWKIYFDFNFQEHVYKQVEVSLIGEHNALNAAGIFGLALRLGVQEEKIRIALAKFSGIERRCQKRTENNSVLYLDDYAHHPTEIAKTLKSIKMAIEERRLVVLFQPHRYTRTRDQMQKLGKAFDMADLVYIDEIDPANEEKIEGINSDKLIQEIRAVSNVPCFPSKDFTPLMPHDVFITMGAGKVNHIHDRSSPSRKLTLGLVFGGVSCEHEISLLSARFVAASLDRDLYDIQYFGIDKKGDWITGNQAKTILETETIVASPECRPIFQIFKEFALCDLFLPILHGTYGEDGKIQGFFEMLGKPYIGPDQCASSLSMNKVLTKQIVASSGIPVLKDLSFSYVEWQQEKTSILNKIQQFPVYVKPIHLGSSIGISFVKEQKELENAIDLAFQFDYEIMIEEGKSGCRELEFPVIGNTQGFRIIVANPGEKLGQGEFIDYDKKYLHPIPTTLHPNLDPILLEKGKALTEAAYRAVRCSGMTRIDFLLDKAGNYWFFEMNPIPGLQKFSLFPKLWNETQFTPKKLFNHLIILALARKRQQDRHFKCLENF; via the coding sequence ATGGATAAGAGCAAACAATACCATTTTATTGGGATTGGTGGAATAGGCATGAGTGCACTTGCTAGAATTCTTCTTGAGAAAAAATATTTAATCTCTGGAAGTGATATCTCCTTTTCGCAAAATATCTCTGAGCTGATTAAACAAGGAGCTATATTTCAGCAAGGACATTCAGCTAAATATATTTCTCCTCAGCATACCGTAATCTTCAGTTCGGGAATTAAAGAAGGTAATCCCGAATTACTCGCAGCTAGAGCACTCAATTGTCGCATTATGCATCGTTCCCAGCTTTTAGCTGAGCTTATGCAAGGTCATCGAAGCTTTGCCTGTGCAGGTACTCATGGCAAAACTACAACTGCCTCTCTTCTGAATGCAGTTTTAACTGAAGGAGGATTGGATCCAACCTTTGCAATTGGAGGCATGGTCCAAGGAGTGAATGGAAGAATTGGTCAAGGAAATTTTTTCGTGATGGAAGCAGATGAAAGCGATGGATCCTTTCTAAACTATCGCCCAGAAGGAGGGATTATTACAAACATTGAATCTGAGCATATTCATTATTATAAAACGATTGAATCCTTGTATCGGGCTTTTGAGGATTTCATCAATCGATTTCAAAATACTGAACACCTTTTCTATTATGGAGATGATTTAGAATTAAAAAAATTAATGGGAAATAAGGGGATTTCCTATGGATTTTCTCCTGATTGCCTCTTACAGATCTATAACTTTAAACAGGAAGGATGGAAGATCTATTTCGATTTCAATTTTCAAGAACATGTCTATAAACAAGTAGAAGTCTCACTTATAGGAGAACATAATGCGTTAAATGCAGCAGGGATTTTTGGTCTTGCGCTACGTCTTGGTGTGCAGGAAGAGAAGATACGCATCGCCCTAGCAAAATTCTCTGGTATCGAAAGAAGGTGTCAAAAACGCACGGAAAACAACTCCGTACTCTATCTTGATGACTATGCTCATCATCCAACAGAAATTGCTAAAACGTTAAAATCGATAAAAATGGCAATCGAAGAACGCCGTCTTGTTGTTCTCTTTCAACCCCATCGCTATACCCGTACACGCGATCAAATGCAAAAATTGGGAAAAGCTTTTGACATGGCTGACTTAGTGTATATAGATGAGATTGATCCAGCAAATGAAGAGAAAATTGAAGGAATCAATTCTGATAAGTTAATTCAAGAAATCCGTGCTGTCTCTAACGTTCCTTGTTTTCCATCGAAAGATTTCACCCCTCTAATGCCACATGATGTGTTTATCACAATGGGAGCTGGTAAAGTGAACCATATTCATGATAGATCTTCTCCTTCTAGGAAATTGACTCTAGGATTGGTATTCGGAGGAGTATCTTGTGAACATGAAATTTCTTTGCTATCTGCGCGTTTTGTCGCTGCCTCCCTTGATCGTGATTTATATGACATTCAATATTTTGGAATCGACAAAAAAGGAGATTGGATTACAGGGAATCAAGCCAAAACAATTCTCGAAACAGAGACAATTGTTGCATCACCTGAGTGTCGGCCGATTTTTCAAATTTTCAAAGAATTTGCATTATGCGATCTATTCTTACCGATTCTTCATGGAACTTACGGTGAAGACGGAAAGATCCAGGGATTTTTTGAGATGCTAGGTAAGCCCTACATTGGTCCCGATCAGTGTGCTTCATCTCTTTCAATGAACAAAGTCCTGACAAAGCAAATTGTTGCCTCTAGTGGCATCCCTGTTTTGAAGGATCTTTCTTTTAGCTATGTGGAATGGCAGCAAGAGAAGACCTCTATTCTCAATAAAATTCAACAATTTCCTGTCTATGTGAAGCCAATACACCTAGGATCAAGCATTGGCATTAGCTTTGTAAAGGAACAAAAAGAGCTAGAAAATGCCATAGACTTAGCATTTCAATTTGATTATGAAATCATGATTGAAGAGGGAAAATCAGGTTGCCGCGAGCTTGAATTCCCAGTGATAGGCAATACACAAGGATTTCGCATTATTGTGGCTAATCCCGGAGAAAAACTAGGACAGGGAGAGTTTATAGATTATGATAAAAAATATCTTCATCCCATTCCTACCACACTTCATCCTAATCTTGACCCAATACTGCTTGAAAAAGGAAAAGCTCTGACTGAAGCAGCCTATAGAGCTGTCCGGTGCAGTGGAATGACTCGGATTGATTTTCTTCTCGATAAAGCAGGAAACTATTGGTTTTTTGAAATGAATCCCATTCCTGGCTTACAGAAATTTAGCCTCTTTCCTAAGCTTTGGAATGAAACTCAATTCACACCAAAGAAACTATTCAACCATCTCATTATTTTAGCTTTAGCAAGAAAAAGACAACAAGATAGACATTTTAAGTGTTTAGAAAATTTTTAG
- the ftsW gene encoding putative lipid II flippase FtsW, translated as MKLLVIICVVVIFAVGLMMIFNTSSAEILDRALNKNIHQALLRQIIYGMIGLLAAIFIWKIGYIHLLHLSPYLLFLFLFLLTLVFVPEIGKMRNGAHRWIGIGNFTIQPSEFVKYLVPMVYIEWIVHHYKHQISFLRFCKIVSILAIPMSLIMIEPDNGTTAVIAISLLPLFFISGIRIKYWVLPVGILFITGTFIALQLPYVRSRVEVYLHPELDLKGKGHQPHQAKIAAGSGQLFGRGPGASLQKLTYLPEAQNDYIAAIYAEEFGFLGILLLIILYMLFSLGGFSIALKTPTVIGCYLATAITSLISLQAFLNLGVVSGLLPSKGVNLPFFSQGGTSLIANIIGLAILLNIGRDEEKENHSNHWRNRRACVSSASSRGGSI; from the coding sequence ATGAAACTCCTTGTCATTATTTGTGTTGTTGTCATTTTTGCTGTTGGGTTGATGATGATCTTCAATACCTCTTCAGCAGAAATTTTAGACCGTGCTCTCAATAAGAATATTCATCAAGCGCTTTTACGTCAGATTATCTATGGAATGATTGGGCTCCTAGCTGCAATTTTCATCTGGAAGATTGGTTATATACATCTTCTCCATCTAAGCCCTTATTTACTTTTTCTTTTTCTTTTTTTGTTGACCTTAGTTTTTGTTCCTGAAATAGGAAAAATGCGTAACGGGGCTCACAGATGGATAGGTATCGGAAACTTTACTATTCAACCTTCAGAATTTGTGAAATATCTCGTTCCCATGGTCTATATCGAATGGATTGTACATCATTATAAACATCAAATTTCATTCTTGAGATTTTGTAAAATTGTTTCCATACTTGCCATTCCTATGTCTCTCATCATGATTGAGCCTGACAACGGCACAACTGCTGTAATTGCTATTTCCCTTCTTCCTCTCTTCTTCATTAGCGGAATTCGTATCAAATACTGGGTCCTTCCTGTGGGCATCCTTTTTATCACTGGCACTTTTATTGCTCTTCAGCTTCCTTATGTAAGAAGTCGAGTCGAGGTGTATCTCCATCCAGAGCTTGATCTTAAAGGAAAGGGACATCAACCTCATCAGGCAAAAATTGCTGCTGGATCGGGACAACTCTTTGGGCGAGGACCTGGAGCTAGTCTACAAAAGCTCACCTATCTACCTGAAGCACAAAATGATTATATTGCTGCTATCTATGCTGAAGAATTTGGATTTCTTGGGATTCTTTTGCTCATTATTCTCTATATGTTATTCTCCCTTGGAGGATTTTCGATTGCTTTAAAAACTCCTACGGTTATTGGGTGTTACTTAGCAACAGCTATTACCTCTCTTATATCCTTGCAAGCATTTCTTAATCTTGGTGTTGTATCTGGTTTGTTGCCAAGTAAAGGGGTAAATTTACCTTTTTTTAGCCAAGGTGGCACTTCATTGATTGCAAATATCATCGGACTCGCTATTCTCCTTAACATAGGACGTGATGAAGAAAAAGAAAATCATTCTAACCACTGGAGGAACAGGAGGGCATGTGTTTCCAGCGCAAGTAGTCGCGGAGGCTCTATCTAA
- a CDS encoding LysM peptidoglycan-binding domain-containing protein: protein MSRRDTIIVAVLVNAALLMVLFATAVRSDKSESPPNKSTKLAQAPLTEYPLEEDFFKEYTPSVPTLVQHNNESISPTEEIQLSYLPAQVIEEKKHLEKELSNPLQNTRYIDVTVKKGDFLEKIAHANNTTVAAIMKANNISSTQLKIGQVLKIPLSELQVKEVTDQPKGEYYIVKEGDNPWLIASRNNLRLEDLLRLNDLDEQKARRLRPGDRLRIR, encoded by the coding sequence ATGAGTCGTAGGGATACAATAATAGTCGCTGTTTTAGTCAATGCTGCGTTATTAATGGTTTTATTTGCCACGGCTGTAAGATCAGATAAAAGTGAATCTCCACCAAACAAATCTACCAAGCTTGCTCAGGCACCTTTGACTGAATATCCACTAGAGGAGGATTTTTTTAAAGAATATACTCCTTCTGTGCCTACCCTTGTGCAACATAACAATGAGTCGATTTCCCCTACCGAAGAGATTCAACTTTCTTATCTACCTGCACAGGTGATTGAAGAGAAGAAACATCTTGAAAAAGAGCTCTCAAATCCTCTACAAAACACTCGTTACATCGATGTCACTGTGAAGAAAGGAGATTTTTTAGAAAAAATTGCTCATGCGAACAATACTACGGTAGCTGCAATCATGAAAGCGAATAATATCTCTTCGACTCAACTAAAGATCGGACAGGTGTTAAAAATCCCACTCAGTGAATTACAAGTAAAAGAAGTCACTGATCAACCAAAAGGCGAATATTATATTGTGAAAGAGGGAGATAATCCTTGGTTAATTGCATCGCGGAATAATCTCCGTCTTGAAGACTTACTCCGTCTTAATGATCTAGATGAACAAAAAGCACGCCGTTTACGTCCAGGAGATCGTTTGCGAATTAGATGA
- the cutA gene encoding divalent-cation tolerance protein CutA: protein MKNDFVQIFWTSESLNEAREIGRALVKKKLVACVNIIPKIESIFFWNQQIEVTEETKVIFKTRALHFHAIKETILAQSKYQIPEILMVSITDGNQDYLDWVAQNTVAVR, encoded by the coding sequence ATGAAAAATGATTTCGTACAAATTTTTTGGACCTCTGAGAGTCTGAATGAAGCGCGTGAAATAGGAAGAGCTCTTGTGAAAAAAAAACTTGTTGCCTGCGTAAATATTATTCCTAAGATTGAGTCAATTTTTTTTTGGAATCAACAAATAGAGGTCACAGAAGAGACCAAAGTCATTTTTAAAACCCGTGCTCTTCATTTTCATGCAATTAAGGAGACAATCTTAGCCCAGTCTAAGTATCAGATCCCTGAGATTTTAATGGTTTCTATAACCGATGGCAATCAGGATTATCTTGATTGGGTTGCACAAAACACAGTTGCTGTGAGATAA